From the genome of Arthrobacter russicus:
AGTCGTCAGGTTGCTCATCTCATTTCTTCTTTCCGCCGGTAGCCGACTGGACCGCATTGGCGCCAAGGAATCGTACGAAGAGGAAGGCGACCAGGAAAATCACGATGAAGGTGATCGTGGACAGCGCAGACGCCAGGTTGAACCCGGAGCGTATTTGGTCGATCACCAGAATCGACAGCGTCGTGGTCCCGTTGGCGCCGCCGGTCAAGATGTACGGCAGATCGAACATCCGCAGCGCATCCAAGGTCCGGAACAGGATCGCCACCATGAGCGCCGGCTTGACCATCGGCAGGGTGATCATCCGGAAACGCTGCCAAGCGCTGGCCCCGTCGACCTTGGCCGCTTCATAGACCTCGGCCGGGATCATCTGCAGACCGGCCAGGATCAACAAGGCCATGAAGGGCGTGGTCTTCCAGGTGTCCGCGATGATGATCGCGAATTTCGCAGGCCATTCGGAACCGGTCCAGAGGATCGCGGTGCCGAAGGTCTTGTTGATCACACCGTCGAACGCGAACATGAAGAAGAACAGCTTGGCGGTGACCGCGGTCGGAATCGCCCAGGGCACCAGGACTGCGGCCCGGAGCAGCCCGCGGCCGCGAAAGCTGCGCGCCATGATGACCGCCATCCAGAAGCCGATCACGGTTTCCAAGGTCACGGTCACGATGGTGAAGAAGAAAGTGTTCCCCATGGCTTCCCAGAACTGCGCGCCCAAGGTTCCCGCGGGGCAGGCCTGGGTGCCTCCGGAGGCCGCCGGGCATTGCTGGAAGAACCAAGCGATGTAATTCTGGAACCCGGCGAAGCCGCCGTCCGTGAAGAATCCGTCGGCACCGATCACCGGATCGCGCTGGAAGGACATCACGACCGCACTGACCACCGGGTAACCGATGACGACGGCGATCAGCACCAGGGTCGGCACCAACAACCAGAAGGCCCAGCGTCCTTGCTGTTTCTCCGGGTGCTGGCCGTCGCCCGGGCCGTTCTTGCCCCGGTTCTTCCGGCCGGCCCTCGTCTCGGGACTATCATGCAATGCGGTGGACATGACCCCTCCTTCTGTGCCCGTGCGTCAGCGGACAGGCGTTGATGCGCAAATTCTTCGGTTCCGAGCAGGTCATTTGACGCCCGCGGCTTCCATCGACTTCTGCATGTCGATGATCGCCTGGTCGACGCTCTTCTGCCCGCGGATCGCGGCATAGGCATTCGACTGGATCGCTTTGGTCACCGCCGGGTAGAACGGCGTGACCGGACGCGGGACCGCATTTTCGATCGACGTTTTCAGCACCGGCAGGTAAGGCAGCTTGGCCACCAACTCTGGGTCGTCGTACAGTTTCGCCAAAACCGGCGCATTGCTGGCCTGGGTGACATAGAACCGTTGGATTTCTTCGCTCGTGAGGAACTGCACGAAGTCCCGCGCGGTCGCCTTGTTCTTCGAGAAAACGCTGATTCCGGCGCTCGCACCGCCCAGCGACGAGGCGCCCGCTCCGCTCTGGCCCGGGAGTGCGGTCACCGCGAACTTGCCGGCGACTTTGGAGGTGGCGTCCGTGCTCGCGAGCGAATAGACATAAGGCCAGTTCCGCAGGAACAGCAGATTCCCGTCTTGGAAGGCCTGCCGCGACTGCTCTTCCTGATAGGTCACCGCCTGGACCGGGATATTGCCGTTGCGATAGGCCTCAACCAGATTGGACAGGCCGGCTTTGGCTTCCGGGGTGTTGATCGAGAGTTTGCTCTGTTCGTCCAGGATCTGCCCGCCGGCGGAGTTGATCGCCTCCGCCGCATTGACCGTCAAGCCCTCGTATTGGGCGTATTGGCCGGCGAAGCAACTCATGTTGTTGGCTTTCGCGATGGAGCACATCGACATCATCTCGGCCCAGGTTTTCGGTGGGTTGGGCACCAGGTCCGAGCGGTAGTAGAGCATTCCGCCGTCCGAGGTCACCGGCGAGGCGAACAGCGTGTTCTGGTAGGTCGCTGCTGCCACGGTGGCCGGCAGCATCCCCGAGGTGTCGACCGCCATCGACCCGGTCAACGGCTGCAACCAGCGCTTCGCTGCGAACTCGGCGGTCCAGACCACGTCCACCCGGACCACGTCATAGCCGGAGTTCCGGGCCTGGAAGTTGCGGACCAGATCGTCCCGTTGCTGGTCGGCTTGGTCGGTCTGCTCTTTGAGCGTGACCTTCTGCTCCGGGTACTTCGCATTCCACCGGTCGATGATCGGCTGGATCACGCCGTTGTTGTCCTTGCCCTGGACGAAAGTGATCGGCCCGCGGCCCTCCAGGTTCTGTTCCGCATAATCACTCGCCGAGGCGGATCCGCAAGCGCTCAGGCCAGCCGCGAGGACCCCGGCAACCACTAGTGGGACGACTGTCCTGGCGAACTTCATGCTGATGCTCCTCATTGAGATCGTTCGAACCGGAAGCGCCGGGAACCTGTTCAAATCCTGATCGGAACCTGACACCTGCACAGTTGAGTGGTGCCGATCATACTAGTAAGCTGCTGCAAGATAGTGCAAGCGTTTACGCAAATCTTCTGAAATTCTACTGAAAGGCTTTTTCGTGAGCCAGATCACATCCGACTCCGCTCTTGCAACCCGCAGTCGCGAATTCGATGACGACAGCGCCCCGGACCAAGCCTGGTGGCGGGATGCCGTCATCTATCAGATCTATCCGCGCTCTTTCGCGGATGCCAACGGCGACGGGATGGGCGATCTGGCCGGCGTCACCTCCCGGCTGGATTATCTGCAGCAGCTGGGCGTGGACGCCATCTGGCTCTCCCCGTTCTACCGGTCGCCGCAGGCCGATGCCGGCTACGACGTCGCCGATTACCGGGACGTCGATCCGTTGTTCGGCAATCTCGCGGATTTCGACGAAATGCTCGCCGCAGCGCACGCCAGAGGCTTGCGCGTGATCGTCGATCTGGTACCCAACCACACCTCCGACGAACATGAGTGGTTCGTCGAGGCGCTTGCCGCGCCGGAAGGCTCCGCGGCCCGGGAACGCTACATCTTCCGCGACGGCAAAGGCGAACACGGCGAACTCCCGCCGAACAACTGGCAATCCATTTTCGGCGGCGACGCCTGGACCCGGTTGACCCGGCCGGATGGCACTGCAGGCCAGTGGTATCTGCACCTTTTCGACAGCAAGCAACCCGACCTGAACTGGGAGAACCCCGAGGTCCACGCGGAGATGGAAGCGGTGCTGCGTTTCTGGCTGGACCGCGGGGTGGACGGTTTCCGGGTCGACGTGGCGCACGGCCTGGTCAAGGCCGAGGGCTTGCCCGACTGGTCCGGCGCAGCGGCCATGGTGGAAGGGCAGACCGAGGGCGGCGAAAAAGCGATCGCACCGTTCTTCGACCAAGAAGGCGTGCACGAGATCTACCGCGCCTGGAACAAAGTGCTCAAAGAGTACGACGGCGACCGGATGCTGGTTGCCGAGGCCTGGGTCGAACCGATCGAACGGATCGTGCGTTACATCCGCGCGGACGAGATGCAGCAGGCGTTCAATTTCGAGTTCCTGTTGGCCGGCTGGGATGCCGAACGAGTGAGCAGTGCGATCCGCAACTCGCTGGCCGCAGTCGAGGCGGTCGGTGCGCCGAGCACCTGGGTGCTCTCCAACCACGACACCGTGCGGCACACCACCCGCTTCGGGCTGAGCGACCCGACCGGCTTCCCGAAAGGCATCTCGGCCGAAGAGGAACAACCCGACGAAGCCTTGGGCTTGGCCCGGGCCTCGGCTTTGATCAAGATGGCGCTCCCCGGCTCCAGCTACATCTACCAAGGCGATGAGCTCGGCTTGCCGGAACACACCACGTTGCCAGCCGAGGTGCGCCAGGATCCGGCATTCGCGCGCACCGCGGGCAAGGAGACCGGCCGGGATGGCTGCCGGGTCCCGTTGCCCTGGTCCAGCCAAGGAGCCGCACTCGGTTTCATCGGCAGTTCAGCAGCCCCGGCACAGCCTTGGCTGCCGCAACCGGAGTCCTTCGCCCGCTATGCCGCCGATCTGCAGGACGGCACTCCGGGCTCGACCTTGGAGCTCTACCGGCGGATGCTCGCCCTGCGCTCGGCAGAGAAACTCGGTGCCGGCACCTTGGTATGGAACGGGCTGCACCAGCCAACCGACGGCGTGCTCAGCTTCGACAACGGCCCGGTGACCGTCGTCGCCAACTTCGGCTCCGCCGCAGTGGAACTCCCCGCGGGGAAAACCGTGCTGCTGCGCAGCTCGGACGACGCATCGCGCACTCTGGCCCCGAACGACGCGGTCTGGCTCCGCTGAGCCCAGACCGCGACCCGTGCGGTCAGCGGACGCGTTCGGCTTTGGTGAACCGGGTCCGGGCACCGCTGCCGATGCTCAACAGCACCGGTGTACGCTGCCCCAGAAGCTCGTCGAGCGCGGCCACCAGTCCGGAGACCTCGGCCGCCACCTTGTGCGGAGCCACGCCCTGCCGGGGCAGCACCCGCACCTTGAGGCCGGGCTGCCCCTTGACCTCGTAGGTCGTCACCGTGGCGCCGAGCAGATCGCCCCGCTCGCCGAGCGCTTGCCGCAGCAATTGCTCGGCGACGCTGCCGTTGATCGACACCAGGCCCTCGGCCTCACCGCTTTCCTCGTCGGCCGCGAGCACCGTGGTCCGGCCTTTGCCCTGATTCGCCACCCAGGCGATCATCCCGATGATCAGCAGGACCAAGGCCACGGCTACGCCGATCCAGATCAGGCTGCTGTTCTGACCGGGCAACGAGGTATTCGCCGCAATATCGCGGAGCTGACGCACCAACGGTCCGGCCCAACCCTGCCACCAGGCAGCGAAACCGGGGATCGCGGCGAGCGCAATCGCCAGGGCTCCGGCGGCCAAAAGCACGAGCCCGAAAATGGTCAACAGGATCCGGTTGGCGACCCGGGGGGTTTCGTTCATACTCCGATCACCCCCGCAACGGCAATGTTGACCCGAACTTGTGGCAGCGGGTTGGGGGCCATGGCTTGGAGTTCCTGCTCGATCGCGGTCTTGATTGCGTCGTGGTCCAGCGGCACCCCCGACGTCGGCCGGAGGTTGACCACTACCGCGCGCTTGGACACGACGACCACGACCTGCTCCTGGGTCACCCCGGCGGCCAGCCGGGCGCGGCGCGCCAGTGCCGAAGCGATCACCTCGTCGTCCACCACGACTGCGATCCGGGGATCGGCCAAAGTGTGCCTGGCGCGCCGGCTTTTGAAGACGCCATTGCAGAAGAAAATCAACCCCAGCAGCAGCAGGACCGCACCGATGACGCCGAGCAAGAGCGGATTAAGGCCTTGCGGCAGCTGCGCGAGCCGGTCGAGCGCCGTTTGCGGATCGATCAGCCAGGCGGGCTGATTGGCAATCCGCAAGCCGGTTTCGAGCAAGGCGTAAATGGCCAATACGGTCACGATGAAGGCGGCTATGCCGGAGAGGATCGCCCGCGAGGAAGACAACTCCCGGCGCACTACCCGGTCCATATCCAGGCCCGATGCCGGCTGGGCCGGCGGCTCCGCGCGGAACGGCTCCAGAACGTCCGTGGAACTCATCCGAGCCCTCCCTTGTGCTGTTGCCGCACTCCGGTGATCCGGATGTCCACTTTGCTGATCTGCGATCCGGTCAGATACCCGACCTGGTCCAGAACCCCTTTTTTCGCCGCGATGGTCCGCTGCCAGATCGAACCGCCGAAGCGGCCCACCCGGCCCGCATCGCCGAGCACCGAGGACAAACCGGGGACCCGGATCGGCGTGGCCAGGGCGATCGCCAGCTGGCCGGCGTCATCGGAGAAACTGACCCGCACCTCGGATGGCTGAACGCCGAAAGTCTCCGCTGCTGCCGCTTGCGCGACGCTGGTCAACGCCTGGGTGCTGATCCGGTTGTGCCCGGCGAGTTCCGGACTTTCCGACGTCGGGCTCTGCCCTGCCGGATCGGCGGCGGAACCGGCCCGCTCACGGGTGCCGCTCATGACGAGGAGCGCCGTCCGGTCAGCGCGTCCAGGACCCCGCGCAGATCAAGTTTGCCTTCGGCGGCCCGGCCCAGGACTGCGCCGACCGCCATGAACAGGATCGCGACCAAAAACCCCCAGAACCCGAAGGCGAACGCCATGAAGGCCAAGAAAGCCCCTGCGCCAATGCCGATCACGGTGTAATTCATGCTGACTCCCCACTGGGTTGGTGCTGCTCGGGACTCGAAGCTTTGCTGCCACGGTTGGCTAGCTCGGGCGTTTTGGCTTTGACCGGAGCCTTTGCGGCCTCGGCCCATCCGATATGCACGTCATTGACCTCGACGTTCACTTCGATGACATGCAGCCCGACCAGCTCCTGGACCGAGCGGTACACCTCGGCCCGGACCCGGTTGGCCACATCCTGCAACGGGCTTCCGTACTCGGCCACCAGATCGACGTCGACGGCGACCTGGGTCTCGCCGACCTCGACGCGGATCCCCTGCGACAAATCGGCCGCGCCGACTACTTCACGGATCGCGCCGATCGCCCTGGTCGAACCGGACCCCAGCGCATAGACCCCGGGCACACCACGTGCTGCGATGCCGGCGACTTTTGCCACCGCGGAATCCGAGATCACGGTCCGTCCGGCGGCCGCGGGCGGCATCCCGGTGCCGGGCCGTTCCGTTACTGGGTCACTCACCGGGCCTCCTCAAGCAGCTGGACTCATTACTCGACTTTACCTCCAACCCTACTGCGCGGGCGGGTCCGGATCGGCGAGTTCAGCGGCGAGGCTCAGATCATTTCGGCAGAGTGCACTTTTCCGAGATCCAACTGCCGATGGCCTGCATCTCGTTGCGCCAAGCACCGGCATCGAAATTGGACGGATCGGCCGCGAAGTTGGCGCTGACCTGCTGCAATGCCGCCAGATGCGACTTGAGCTCATCCGGGACCTTCGCCAACAGGCCTTCGAGCGTTTCATCGGCCTTGCCCAAATCCCCGCCGCCAAGTGCGGAGAATGGCACCAGGGTCAGCGTCGCAGTGGCAGATTCCACCGCGATGCAGGCGTCGCCGCCGGGCCCCAGGAATCCGCCGGCACCGGCCAGGCCGGAGCTGCCCGGCGGGGATTCCACTCCGGATTCCCTGGGCTCCTGATCCGGGGACCGAACCGATCCGGCGTCCGGACCCGACGCAGCAGAAGGGCCCGCCCCCGGCACGAAATTCTGCAGGCAACCGGTCAAGCCGAGGCTGCTGACCGCAAGGAGGACGAGCAGTGCCTGCTTGGCCTTGGGAGCAATCGAGTTCATGGTGGCTCAGTCCTTCAAAATCGCGGATTCGGCATAACCGTGCGGAAATCAGCCTAGAAACCGCGGCGCCCTGCGGAACAGGGCAGCCCGGGCTGTCAACCGGGCAAGGTCCGGGGGACAATAGGGCAACTGGATCTTTGAGGGGGCATCATGAGCAGCGGACCATTCGGCAGCAGTTTCAATGCATTGGATTCGATCTTCAACCCCGGCCGGGCGCATCAGATGGCGGAGGAAGTCCGGCAGCAGGTCTTGCCGGTCACGGTCGACTCGCCGGACCACGGGAACCGGCAGCGGGTCTCGATCGACCTGGACACTGGGATCGCCGTCGTGCGTCCCGCACCGTGGCGACCGGTCAAGCTACCCGAGGACGCGGACGAATAGCGGCGCCCGGCCCGGCTCAGTCGCGGCGGAACACCAAGGTCGCGTTGTGCCCGCCGAAGCCGAAGGCGTTGACTACCGCCACCCGGCTCTGCACCTGCCGGAGCGAGGTCACCACATCGGCGTCGATCTCCGGATCCAAACGGTCGAGGTTGGTCGTCGGCGGAATCACGCCGTCCCGCATCGCGCACAGCACAGCCACCGAGCTGAGCGCGCCTGAAGCGCCCAACAAGTGCCCGGTCATCGATTTCGTCGAGGTCACCGGGACCGCCTTGCCGATCGATTCGGCAAGCGCGATGATTTCGTTCTGATCGCCGAGCGGCGTCGAAGTGGCATGCGCATGGATGAAGCCGACGTCCTGCGCGTCGACCCCGGCGGAGCGCAGCGCCGCCGAAATCGTCCGCGCCTGATTCTGCGGATCTGCAGCAACGATGTCCAGCGCATCTGAGGTGACCATGGCGCCATCGACGAAGCCATGGACCGTCGCCCCGCGGGCTTTGGCGAAGGCCTCGCGCTCCAAGACCAGCATCGCCGCGCCTTCGCCGAGTACGAAGCCGTCGCGATCCGCGTCGAACGGCCGTGAGGCGGCGGCGGGAT
Proteins encoded in this window:
- a CDS encoding carbohydrate ABC transporter permease, translated to MSTALHDSPETRAGRKNRGKNGPGDGQHPEKQQGRWAFWLLVPTLVLIAVVIGYPVVSAVVMSFQRDPVIGADGFFTDGGFAGFQNYIAWFFQQCPAASGGTQACPAGTLGAQFWEAMGNTFFFTIVTVTLETVIGFWMAVIMARSFRGRGLLRAAVLVPWAIPTAVTAKLFFFMFAFDGVINKTFGTAILWTGSEWPAKFAIIIADTWKTTPFMALLILAGLQMIPAEVYEAAKVDGASAWQRFRMITLPMVKPALMVAILFRTLDALRMFDLPYILTGGANGTTTLSILVIDQIRSGFNLASALSTITFIVIFLVAFLFVRFLGANAVQSATGGKKK
- a CDS encoding ABC transporter substrate-binding protein; protein product: MKFARTVVPLVVAGVLAAGLSACGSASASDYAEQNLEGRGPITFVQGKDNNGVIQPIIDRWNAKYPEQKVTLKEQTDQADQQRDDLVRNFQARNSGYDVVRVDVVWTAEFAAKRWLQPLTGSMAVDTSGMLPATVAAATYQNTLFASPVTSDGGMLYYRSDLVPNPPKTWAEMMSMCSIAKANNMSCFAGQYAQYEGLTVNAAEAINSAGGQILDEQSKLSINTPEAKAGLSNLVEAYRNGNIPVQAVTYQEEQSRQAFQDGNLLFLRNWPYVYSLASTDATSKVAGKFAVTALPGQSGAGASSLGGASAGISVFSKNKATARDFVQFLTSEEIQRFYVTQASNAPVLAKLYDDPELVAKLPYLPVLKTSIENAVPRPVTPFYPAVTKAIQSNAYAAIRGQKSVDQAIIDMQKSMEAAGVK
- a CDS encoding DUF2273 domain-containing protein, coding for MNYTVIGIGAGAFLAFMAFAFGFWGFLVAILFMAVGAVLGRAAEGKLDLRGVLDALTGRRSSS
- a CDS encoding Asp23/Gls24 family envelope stress response protein; amino-acid sequence: MPPAAAGRTVISDSAVAKVAGIAARGVPGVYALGSGSTRAIGAIREVVGAADLSQGIRVEVGETQVAVDVDLVAEYGSPLQDVANRVRAEVYRSVQELVGLHVIEVNVEVNDVHIGWAEAAKAPVKAKTPELANRGSKASSPEQHQPSGESA
- a CDS encoding glycoside hydrolase family 13 protein, whose amino-acid sequence is MTSDSALATRSREFDDDSAPDQAWWRDAVIYQIYPRSFADANGDGMGDLAGVTSRLDYLQQLGVDAIWLSPFYRSPQADAGYDVADYRDVDPLFGNLADFDEMLAAAHARGLRVIVDLVPNHTSDEHEWFVEALAAPEGSAARERYIFRDGKGEHGELPPNNWQSIFGGDAWTRLTRPDGTAGQWYLHLFDSKQPDLNWENPEVHAEMEAVLRFWLDRGVDGFRVDVAHGLVKAEGLPDWSGAAAMVEGQTEGGEKAIAPFFDQEGVHEIYRAWNKVLKEYDGDRMLVAEAWVEPIERIVRYIRADEMQQAFNFEFLLAGWDAERVSSAIRNSLAAVEAVGAPSTWVLSNHDTVRHTTRFGLSDPTGFPKGISAEEEQPDEALGLARASALIKMALPGSSYIYQGDELGLPEHTTLPAEVRQDPAFARTAGKETGRDGCRVPLPWSSQGAALGFIGSSAAPAQPWLPQPESFARYAADLQDGTPGSTLELYRRMLALRSAEKLGAGTLVWNGLHQPTDGVLSFDNGPVTVVANFGSAAVELPAGKTVLLRSSDDASRTLAPNDAVWLR